One Olleya sp. Hel_I_94 genomic window, CAGCAACCACATTAGGACAATTTATAAAGTCTGTTGATGGAGGCTTAACATGGTTTAGTACTAACGCACCAGAAACCCATTTACAGGCAGTTGGATTTACATCCGAAACCCATGGATGGATTGGAGGACACACCACAGGTTTTTACGAAACCACAGATGGAGGACTAACTTGGACAAACTTAAACATTGGTAATAATTTAAACCGAATATTTGTTACCTCATCAGGTCAAGCTTATGCGTCAGGTACTACTATTTACAAATACACAGACCAAACTTTAAATACTGAAGATTTCTCTGTACCAGCAAAATCGCCTTTACAGGTTACATTACTAAAAAATCCAGTTAAAAACAATCTTGAATTTTCAATAGATTTTAAAAGTGATGATAATTTATTAATCGAGCTTTATGACGCTAACGGTAGATTTGTCAAACAACTTTCTAGAGAAATAATTAAAACTAATGGTACCCAAAAACAGTATAAATTTCCGGTTATAGACTTAGCTACTGGAATCTATTTCTTAGATTTTCATAATAATAGTGGACGACAAACAGTTAAGTTTATAAAACAATAGTTACACTTTTACGTGTCCCCAATTTTCACCAGTTTTAATACGATGTAATTGCATTTCTGAAACTCCAAATTGTCGCGCTAAAATCTTTAATCTAGTACGTCTATTTGGATCAAAAAGACGCTTTTTAAGTCTAATCACCTCTGTTTCGGTTAACTTAGAGGATGTTATTACTTTTTTTCTAGTAAGATAATGCGGATTTTTAAATTGATGGATTTCCTTTTCACGTTTAGTTGCCCATTTTAAATTTTCGACTGCATTATTACTTTTATCGTAATCTAAGTGGAGCACAAATTTTGCGTCTTCTGGTTTATCTAAATGATGTTGTGCAACTAATTTGTGAATATATCTTGCTGTACGCTTACCATCTTTTTTTATAACAGGAACTGTACTATACCCATTAATAGGGTATTGGTTTTCTATCAAAACATCAACTCCATCTTCAACTTTACTAAGTCGTCCATGGTTTGATATTTTAAAAGACATATTTTCAGAAACATTGTCATCAAACTGGACAGGTTTCCATTTTTCATTGTAAAAATTTCTAATCATAATGTTAAGTTTATAAGGATTACTTACGCTATGATTAATAGCTATAGTTGCAAAATACAACTATTTTACGGAATATTAAGATACTTGTGTGTTTGTAGCGACACTTTCCATTTAGGATTAGCCATAACATAATCGACAATCATTGGTATCATTGTATCACGTTTACTCCATTCTGGTTGTAAATATAAAATACAATCTCCATTAACTTTAGCTGCTTGCGCTTCCGCAAACTTAAAGTCATCTTTATTATAGATAATACATTTTAACTCATGTGCCTTATCATAAACACCTTGAGTAGGCAGTTTCATTTTTTTTGGAGACAAGCAAATCCAATCCCATTGACCAGTTAACTCATAAGCACCAGAAGTTTCAATATGGATTTTACAACCTTCAGCCTTAAGCTTATCGGTTAATGCTGTCATATCCCAAGTTAACGGTTCTCCTCCTGTTACTACTACAGTATCGCTATACTTTTTAGCATTGGCAACTATTACATCTGTACTAGTTGGAGGATGTAAATCTGCATTCCAACTTTCTTTAACATCGCACCAATGACAACCAACATCGCAACCACCAATTCTTATAAAATAAGCAGCAGTTCCTTTATGGAAACCTTCCCCTTGGATAGTGTAAAACTCTTCCATTAAAGGCAACATTAATCCTTTGTTAACTAAATCTTGTGTCTCTTGCTTCATAGCTTGCAAATATAATCTTATCTAATGGAAAATTTAAGCATTTAAAGTTGAAAGTTTTCAATGATTTACGCTAAGATTAGTATTTTTACATCAAATATTTTTAGAATGAGTAGACAAGACGAATTTTTTAATCATATCACAGAAGGAAATACCTGTAAAGGCGACTACATAACGTTAGGTTCGGCAATGTTAGATGGTCAAACTATAAAAGATGCTTTTGTAAACGTACCATTAAAAACTATGAATAGGCATGGTTTGATAGCTGGTGCAACTGGAACTGGTAAAACTAAAACGTTACAAGTGTTGGCAGAAAACCTTAGTGATAAAGGGATTCCGGTCTTACTTATGGATATTAAAGGAGATTTAAGTGGTATCGCACAACCTAGTCCTGGACATGCCAAAATTGACGAACGTCATGCAAAAATAGGTTTACCATTTGAAGCAAAAGGATTTCCTGTTGAAATCATGAGTTTATCCGAACAAAATGGTGTAAGATTACGTGCAACTGTTAGCGAGTTTGGTCCTGTTTTACTATCTAGAATTTTGGATCTTACAGACACGCAATCTGGCGTTGTAGCAGTTATTTTTAAATATTGTGACGACAACAAACTACCCTTGTTAGATTTAAAAGATTTTAAAAAAATATTACAATATTGCACTAATGAAGGTAAAGAAGAATTTCAGGACGAGTATGGTCGCATCTCTTCGGCATCAACAGGAGCGATTTTAAGAAAAGTTATCGAGATTGAGCAACAAGGAGGTGATTTATTTTTTGGCGAAAAAAGTTTTGAGGTCGAAGATTTATTACGCACCACTAGAGATGGTCGTGGTTACATAAACATTATTAGACTTACAGACATACAAGACAGACCAAAATTATTCTCGACATTTATGTTAAGTTTATTGGCCGAAATATATGAGACTTTACCAGAACAAGGTGACTCTGGAAAACCAGAATTAATCATGTTTATTGATGAAGCGCATTTGATATTTAACGAAGCTTCAAAAGCCTTATTAAATCAAATAGAAAGCATTGTTAAACTAATACGTAGTAAAGGTGTTGGGTTATACTTTGTAACACAAAACCCAACAGATGTACCAGAAGGAGTTTTAAGTCAATTAGGGTTAAAAATCCAACATGCTTTGCGTGCCTTTACAGCAAAAGACAGAAAAGCCATAAAGTTAACAGCACAAAACTATCCAGATACTGCATACTATGATACAGCAGATGTATTAACCTCATTAGGTACTGGAGAAGCGTTAGTGTCTGCTTTAGATGAAAAAGGAAGACCAACACCATTAGCTGCCACAATGATGCGTGCACCAATGAGTAGAATGGATGTGTTAACAGACGTCGAGTTGCAAAACTTATTGGACGACTCCAAGTTAGTTTTAAAATATAACGAAACCATAGATCGTGAAAGCGCTTATGAGCTTTTAAATAAAAAAATAGAAGCTGCTGAAGCCTTACAACTTGAAGAAGACAAAAAAGTTGAAAAAGAAAAAGCTGAAAAACAATCTAGATCAACAACCACAAGAAGACGCAGCACTGCACAAAACCCAATTATCAAAGTATTAACAAGTGCTACATTTATTAGAAGCGTTTTTGGAATTTTAAAACGCGTGATGAAATAATCACTTTTATAAAAAGAATAACAAACAAAATAATTTCGCTTAAGCGGAAACAAAACCAATATAACCTCAATGAAAAAAACAATAGTAACTTTAGGTCTTTTAGCTGTGCTAGTAACGTCATGTAACAAAGCTGCAGATCCATATTTAGTGCAAAACCAAAATATTGGATTATTAACAGACTCAACTCAAGTCAAGGATTTAAAAACTATCTTTATCAACGACTCAGTAATAAGTCCAATTGCTGGAGACGAGTTTACAGGTGCTTTAAATACTATTGAAATTTACGAAAAAGGAGGTAAACACCTATTAAGCATAACACCAAAACAAGCATTAGACTCTACTGCTACAATCTCTAGTATCAAGATAAAAGACTCGAGATTTAAAACAGACAAAGGGATAACTAGCAATAGTACTTTTGGAGATATTAAAGCAAAATATACTATTACAAGCATTCAAAATTCATTTAAAAGTGCTTCCGTTTTTGTTAAAGAAAGCGATGCGTTTTTCTTAATTGATAAAAATGAATTACCATCAGAGTTTAGATTTGATATGAACAAAAAAATAGAGGAAGCAAACATACCAGAAACCGCTAAGATTAAACACTTTATTTTAGGTTGGTAGGTCTTACATAAAATGGAATTCAAAAATGTAAAAAAAAGAAAAGCAGATATTTTGTCTGCTGTACTTTGGATGGTATTTGGATTATCTTTCTTTTTAATTGAAAATCACAAAAACTATGTACTACAATTATTAGCCATACCTATGGTAATATTTTATTTGTATTCTTATTTTTTTGATAAAAGAGATTTATATAAAATAGAGGACGATACTATTAAAACCGTTGGTTGGTTTGCTAAATCTTTTGATTTAAATGAATTAAATAGAGTTAATCGAAATGATTATGGATTAAAATTAGTCTCTGATAATCAAAATGATTTTTTAATAGACAGAAGACTATTATCTATTCAGGACGTTAAAACTATTGAATACATTATAGTTAAATATGAGTCTAAGACTTAATCCATTCATTAAGTTAATAACCTATAAATAAGCAACCTAAACTATAAATTCAGGTTAATATTTTTGATATTAATCTTAATTATTGTTTATTAAGTAATTATAATTTTTAAAATGAAAGACAAAAAATATAAAATCCAAAACAGCCCATTTGTTGTACCAACAACTGATGGTAAAGTTATTGAAGAGCACTTTGGGTTAGCCACAGATGGTAATAAAGATATTAGTATAGCACATATGATTGCTCCAGCAGGTTGGAGTGAACCTTTTCAAACACCAGCTTTTGATGAGTATACCTATATTATTAAAGGTAAAAAACAGTTTATTATTGATGGCGAAGAAATAATCCTTGAAGCTGGACAATCCATTAAAATTAAAAAAAATACTCGTGTACAATACTCCAATCCTTTTACAATTGCTTGCGAGTATATTGCAATTTGTACTCCAGCATTTTCAATGGATTTGGTAAACAGAGAAGACTAAAAAAATGAAAAAGAAAATCGCAAAAGTACTTCCTAAAATAATTGGTAACGGTTTAAATGCGGTTAGTTATGTTGCTCCTAAATTTGCTAGCGCAAAAGCATTAGATATTTTTGCAACACCTAGACAAGGACGTTTTAAAGACAAACATCAACCATTTTTAAATACAGCTAACCAATACACTTTAAACTATCAAGACCACACCATACAAACTTACCACTGGGTAGGTACAAAAAAAACCATCTTACTTGCACATGGTTGGGAAAGCAATACTTTTAGATGGAAAAAATTAGTCGAAGCTTTACAGGATTTAGATTACAATGTCGTGTCTTTAGATGGTCCTGCTCATGGTAAATCTAGTGGTACGCAGTTTAATGCTATTTTGTATTCCGAGTTTTTAAATGTTGTTGCAAAACATTACAAGGCTAACGTAATTGTTGGACATTCAGTTGGTGGAATGGCATCTGTGTTTTTTCAACATAAATACCAAAATGACGCTTTACAAAAAATGATTTTGCTTGGCGCACCTTCAGAGTTTACAAATGTTTTTAAAAACTATGTTAACATGTTAGGGTTTAATAAGCGCATTGAAAATGGACTAAATCAGCTAGTTTTAGAACGTTTTAATTATATGCCTTCACATTTCTCGGCAGCTAAATTTTCAAAAGAAATTAATTTAGAAGGACTTATCATCCACGATAAAGGTGATAAGATTATACAATATGATGAGGCTGAGCTAATTTCATCTAACTTTAAAAATTCAACATTACTAACTACAGATGGTTTTGGTCATGGATTACGTGATGATAGCGTAAACAAAGCTGTTATTAATTTTATTAAAGCATAATATATTTTGGAAGAAAAATTAACAAGACTTAATAAATACCTTAGCGAAGCTGGTTTTTGCTCGCGTCGTGAAGGTGATAAATTAATTGATGCTGGACGTGTTACAATTAATGGCGTTGTACCAGAAATGGGCACAAAAGTAAGTCCAAATGATGTTGTTGCTGTAGATGGTGAAATTATTAAAAACAATACTGACAAGCCAATTTACCTTGCTTTTAACAAACCTGTAGGTATTGTATGTACTACAGATACCTCTGTTGAAAAAGACAATATTATAGATTACATAAACTATCCAAAACGTATTTTTCCTATTGGACGTTTAGATAAGTTAAGTGATGGATTAATTTTTATGACCGACGATGGTGATATTGTAAACAAAATTTTACGTGCTAGTAACAATCATGACAAAGAGTATATTGTTACTGTAGACAAACCAATATCACAAACCTTTATAAACAGAATGGCAAGTGGTATTTATCTAGAAGATTTAGATCGTACGACTAAAAAATGTTCGGTTAAAAAAATAGACTCGCATACCTTCAGTATTATTTTAACACAAGGTTTAAATAGACAGATTAGACGTATGTGCGAGTATCTAACTTATGAAGTAACCTCATTAAGACGTGTTAGAATCATGAATATTAAATTGGATGTTCCTGTTGGAGAATACAGAGAATTTACAGAAAAAGAGCTAAAAACATTGCACTTGCTTTTAGAGGATTCGACCAAGATACACGAAGCTAAAACAGCAAAAGACAATCCCTCTAGACCTAGTAGACCTATTAAAGAGGCACCAACTAAAGACAGAGCCAAACCAAAAGATCAACCAAGTAGAGAATCGTTTAAAGGAGAGCGACCTAATCGTGAGCGACCAATAAGAAACAGACGCAAAGACCATTAAATAATGAGTAGAGTATCACCTTTTCATTTAGCTATTCCTGTTCACAATTTACAGGACTGTCGCGAGTTTTACAGAGATGTTTTAAACTGCGAAGAAGGAAGAAGTAGTGACCATTGGGTAGACTTTAACTTTTTTGGTCACCAATTAGTAATTCATTATAAAGCTAAAACTAACGACGTTGAAGCTGCTAACCAAGTGGATGGTAAACAAGTACCAGTACCACATTTTGGTGTGGTTTTAGATTGGGACGCTTTCGCGGAATTTGAAGCACACTTAAAAAACAAAAATATTCAGTTTATTATTGAACCTTATGTAAGATTTGAAGGTTTAGTTGGCGAGCAAAAAACCATGTTTTTTAAAGACCCTTCTGGTAATGCTTTAGAGTTTAAAACATTTAGAGATCAGTCACAGTTGTTTGCAAAGTAACTTTCACTGGGTTTAGTTTAGGCAAACCCAACTAGTATCATAAAATTTAGACCTTACAGATTTTAAAAACTGTGAGGTCTTTTTTTTACTAACTCCTTCCAAGACTGACTATAAAAATTGTCAGTCTTTTTTTTAATTATTGATGTGGTTAGTATTTTAAGTCCAAACAAAACATTCGATTTTTGTTATAAATCCAGACTCGTTTGTTTCTAAAACAAATGCACAACAATCACCAGACAGTTTAGTGTATATAATAGATTTTGTGCCATCATTATTATTTCTAATTTGAATTGGACTTCCTAAAATAGAATAGTGATTATTTATACTTATGCTAATATTTTTTATTTTAATAGTATCCGTTTTTATATAGAATAACTCGGGATTAAATTCATCTGAGTTTATATTAGTAAAAACAAATTCTAAATCTGAATTAACCAATACTTTTTTTGTTCCTTCTCCATTTGAATCATCATTATTGTCAATAAAAGTAATATTAGGACCCAATACGTTTGTTAACAACGTCTCATCTCCATTAGTGTTTTTAATATCAGTAAATAATACATCACTAATTTCTATTGATTCAAATTCCTCGATAGTCAGTTCATTGTTTTGTGCTACACCATATTGTGTGCCCATAATCAATAGTAATATTAATATATGTTGTTATTGTTGTTTTTTGTCTTATAATATTTATTAGACCAAAAAAAAGGCAAGTAAATAAGCAAAAACAATGGTAATAAAGCTAATTGGACTATAATTACATAGTTTGGCCAATCACCCAACAAATCCAATACTGATCCAGAAAGTGGTTTATTATTTAAATAAGAATAGTTGGCATCCAACAGGTAGTTAATTACCATAATTATCAAAACATAAACCTGCAGTACTACAAAAGATTTAAATACACTTTTAAATTTTGGTCGCATTTTTAAGACCACTATAGCATAGGCTATAATTGTTAAAAGTCCAAGATGAACGATCCAATACCTTACATAATCATAACTAGGAAAACCTACCTCAATATCTGGTGTAATAACGCCTTGAGATGTACCTACTATAGTCCAAAAAAATAAGATTTCGAAGAGTAAAAACCGTCTTGTAAAAGTGAATATAAAAATAAACAAAGCCATAAAGCTACATAAAAACAAGGGTAAATCTGTTTGTAAACTGTAACCACCTTGTCCAATTTTATACAAGTGAAAAATAGCCATAAAACCAGACACAAAAATACCTAAGCCTTTAAATACTTTAAACTTTAGATGATTTGATTGTGTTTTGATTAGATAAAATAAAAACCAACACAAAATTACAGCCACAATTATTGGCAGAAGATGCTCTAAACTTCCAAACTGAACACGAGATAGTATTTGCATAAAAAAACCTGAAATGATTAATTTCAGGTTTAAAAATAAGTAATTAATTTTTATTAGATTTTCTGTGACGTTCTCTAGCTAATAAGGTGTTTTTTAATAACATGGCTATAGTCATTGGTCCTACTCCACCAGGAACAGGTGTAATGTGACTAGCTTTTTTACTAACATTTTCAAAATCAACATCACCAGTAATACGGTAACCTCTTTCTTTAGTGTCGTCAGGTACTCTAGTAATACCTACATCAATAATAACAGCATCATCTTTTACCATTTCTGCTTTTAAAAAGTTTGGTACACCTAACGCAGAAATTATAATGTCTGCTTGACTTGTAATTTGTGTAATATTTTTAGTGTGACTATGTGTTAAGGTTACTGTACTGTTACCAGGAAACCCTTTACGACCCATTAAAATACTCATTGGACGACCTACAATATGAGAACGACCAATAACCACTGTGTGCTTACCTTTAGTGTCTACGTTATATCTATCTAATAGCTCTAAAATACCAAATGGTGTTGCTGGAATAAAGGTAGACATGTCTAATGCCATTTTACCAAAATTCATGGGATGAAACCCATCAACATCCTTATCTGGATGCACAGCCATTAATACTTTTTGTGTATCTATTTGGTCTGGTAATGGTAACTGAATAATAAAGCCATCAATATCAGGATTATTATTAAGCTCGTCAATTTTATCTAACAATTCAACTTCACTGGTTGTATTAGACAATCTAACCATTGTAGACTCAAACCCTACACGCTCGCAAGCTCTAACTTTACTACCAACGTAAGTCAAACTTGCACCATCGTTACCTACTATTACTGCAGCAAGATGTGGCACTTTCTCGCCATTAGCTTTCATCTTATCGACTTCAGCTTTGATTTCGTTTTTAATGTCGTTACTAACTTTTTTTCCGTCTAGAATTGTCATTGTTGGTTGCTTTGTGTTTTGAATTTATTGTAAATAAAAAAACATGAGTTACCTCATGTTTTTCATAGCTTGCATCATTGCTTTTCCTTTTCCTCCTTGCATCATTTTCATCATCTTGCTCATCTGATTAAATTGCTTAAGTAATTGGTTTACTTCTTGTACAGAAGTACCTGATCCTTTACCAATTCGTTTTTTACGACTTGCATCGATAATAGAAGGATTTGTTCTTTCTTTTACAGTCATGGAATGGATAATGGCTTCAATACCTTTAAAGGCATCGTCGTCAATATCTATATCTTTCATCATTTTTCCAGCACCAGGAATCATTCCAATAAGGTCTTTCATGTTACCCATTTTCTTGATTTGCTGAATTTGCTTTAAGAAGTCGTCAAAACCAAATTGATTTTTAGCGATTTTCTTTTGTAATTTTCTAGCTTCTACCTCATCAAATTGTTCCTGAGCACGCTCTACTAAAGATACAACATCTCCCATTCCAAGAATACGATCTGCCATACGAGAAGGATAGAATACGTCAATCGCTTCCATCTTCTCTCCTGTACCAATAAACTTAATTGGTTTATTTACTACAGATTTAATAGATATTGCTGCTCCACCACGTGTATCACCATCTAATTTTGTTAAGATAACACCATCAAAGTTTAAAACATCATTAAAGGCTTTTGCTGTATTTACAGCATCTTGACCTGTCATGGAGTCTACTACAAATAATGTTTCTTGTGGTTGTATTGCTTTGTGAATGTTAGAAATTTCTTTCATCATCGCTTCATCCACAGCTAAACGACCAGCTGTATCAATTATAACGACGTTATGTCCATTTTGCTTTGCATGTGCAATACCTGCTTGTGCAATAGCTACTGGATCTGTGTTTCCTTTATCACTATAAACATCCACTTTTATTTGATCTCCTACAACATGTAATTGATCTACAGCTGCTGGACGATAAACGTCACAGGCTACTAATAAAGGTTTTTTAGTTTTTTTGGTTTTTAAAAAGTTGGCTAATTTACCTGAAAAAGTAGTTTTACCAGACCCTTGTAAACCAGACATTAATATAATAGTTGGCGTACCAGACATGTTTATGCCTTCTACATCTCCTCCCATTAGCTCAGTTAATTCGTCTTTAACGATTTTAACCATTAATTGTCCTGGTTGTAACGTTGTTAATACGTTTTGACCTAGTGCTTTTTCTTTTACTCTATTAGTAAATTCTTTAGCAATTTTAAAGTTAACATCGGCATCTAAAAGTGCTCTACGTACTTCTTTTAGGGTTTCGGCAACGTTTACTTCTGTAATGCTACCATGTCCTTTTAGTACGTGTAACGCTTTATCTAACTTTTCGCTTAAATTATTAAACATAATTTTTTCTGTTTTTAAGAAGCACAAAAATAGCAATTTGAAGCGTATTTACGAAGTTTCATATATAAATAATTCCATAAAAAAAGGCTACTAAAATTAGCAACCTTTTAAACATGATAATAATTAACTTAACTAAAACTAAATTTTTAATAGTTAGACTATCTAATGACTATAATATAATTATGTGATTATTTAATTATGTGCAGTCTTCAACCGTTATAACTATTGTAAATATTTGATATATATCTGGATTACTATATTGCGCTACCCTAACATAAATGGTCTGCGGATTTGTAACATTTGTAAAGGTCGATGTCAATGAATTAGCGTTATTAACAGCATCATCATAAGATATATGATAACTAATACCAACATTACTTTGATCGCAATCTTGATAAAATTCATCTAAATTAAACGTCTCTATTAAATCTCCATCCGCATCACAAATAGTGAGATTTATATCTTCAAAACAGCTAAATGGGTTAGAACTGCAATTTTGGGTCAATATTAGTTCTAAATCTTCCTGTTCTAAAACTAATTGTTCAGATTCACATTGTACGACTTCCCACTGTCCATTATAATTGTCTAATCCGCTAATTGTAATCAACACATACACATTCCCATCAATAGTCGAAATATCCCAAGCACCATTAAATAACATATCGCCTTCATATAAAACAGTTATGTTATTATCTTCCTGAAAATTAAAATGGGTCAAGTTAGGTGAAAGCCCATTTATTGTTGGCAACTGATTACAATCCATTAAATAATTGGCTATAGCTGTTTGGGTACAAGAATTTACACTGTCGCAACTACTACCTTCTAAGGTTATAATAGATTGTAAGGCTTGATTAGAATTTACTACAATTTGTTGCTCATCAGGTAAAACCATGGTGATAGGAAAGTTTAAACTAGCGACAATAGAGGTGTCTAAAGTTTGCAAAAATAAATATAATGCGTCATCATTATCTATAGTTACGATATCTGCTAACTGGAAATCTGCATCATAAATGGAAACAGTCAATGGATATTCAAAATCCATACAATTAATGTCTTCATCCAATGCAATTGTGCTAATTAAATTGAATAATGTAGAGTTATATTCAAGTGTTTCACTTTGCTGATCAACACTATTAATAGTTTCATTTTGACAATTAAAAAACAAGCCAAACACTAGTAATATTCCAAAAAGAGGTTGTTTAATTTTCATTAATATTACATTTTTAATACACTAGTAGTCAGTATATGTTTTACATGGTTTCAAGTATAAAACAGTTGTTTATTTAAAATACCTACCTAATTATCAAAAAAAATAGTCCTATTTTGTAGTACTTTAATAAAATTATGTCAAAACAGTTATATAA contains:
- a CDS encoding HNH endonuclease → MIRNFYNEKWKPVQFDDNVSENMSFKISNHGRLSKVEDGVDVLIENQYPINGYSTVPVIKKDGKRTARYIHKLVAQHHLDKPEDAKFVLHLDYDKSNNAVENLKWATKREKEIHQFKNPHYLTRKKVITSSKLTETEVIRLKKRLFDPNRRTRLKILARQFGVSEMQLHRIKTGENWGHVKV
- a CDS encoding 7-carboxy-7-deazaguanine synthase QueE, translating into MKQETQDLVNKGLMLPLMEEFYTIQGEGFHKGTAAYFIRIGGCDVGCHWCDVKESWNADLHPPTSTDVIVANAKKYSDTVVVTGGEPLTWDMTALTDKLKAEGCKIHIETSGAYELTGQWDWICLSPKKMKLPTQGVYDKAHELKCIIYNKDDFKFAEAQAAKVNGDCILYLQPEWSKRDTMIPMIVDYVMANPKWKVSLQTHKYLNIP
- a CDS encoding helicase HerA-like domain-containing protein, which codes for MSRQDEFFNHITEGNTCKGDYITLGSAMLDGQTIKDAFVNVPLKTMNRHGLIAGATGTGKTKTLQVLAENLSDKGIPVLLMDIKGDLSGIAQPSPGHAKIDERHAKIGLPFEAKGFPVEIMSLSEQNGVRLRATVSEFGPVLLSRILDLTDTQSGVVAVIFKYCDDNKLPLLDLKDFKKILQYCTNEGKEEFQDEYGRISSASTGAILRKVIEIEQQGGDLFFGEKSFEVEDLLRTTRDGRGYINIIRLTDIQDRPKLFSTFMLSLLAEIYETLPEQGDSGKPELIMFIDEAHLIFNEASKALLNQIESIVKLIRSKGVGLYFVTQNPTDVPEGVLSQLGLKIQHALRAFTAKDRKAIKLTAQNYPDTAYYDTADVLTSLGTGEALVSALDEKGRPTPLAATMMRAPMSRMDVLTDVELQNLLDDSKLVLKYNETIDRESAYELLNKKIEAAEALQLEEDKKVEKEKAEKQSRSTTTRRRSTAQNPIIKVLTSATFIRSVFGILKRVMK
- a CDS encoding cupin domain-containing protein codes for the protein MKDKKYKIQNSPFVVPTTDGKVIEEHFGLATDGNKDISIAHMIAPAGWSEPFQTPAFDEYTYIIKGKKQFIIDGEEIILEAGQSIKIKKNTRVQYSNPFTIACEYIAICTPAFSMDLVNRED
- a CDS encoding alpha/beta hydrolase, whose protein sequence is MKKKIAKVLPKIIGNGLNAVSYVAPKFASAKALDIFATPRQGRFKDKHQPFLNTANQYTLNYQDHTIQTYHWVGTKKTILLAHGWESNTFRWKKLVEALQDLDYNVVSLDGPAHGKSSGTQFNAILYSEFLNVVAKHYKANVIVGHSVGGMASVFFQHKYQNDALQKMILLGAPSEFTNVFKNYVNMLGFNKRIENGLNQLVLERFNYMPSHFSAAKFSKEINLEGLIIHDKGDKIIQYDEAELISSNFKNSTLLTTDGFGHGLRDDSVNKAVINFIKA
- the rluF gene encoding 23S rRNA pseudouridine(2604) synthase RluF; this translates as MEEKLTRLNKYLSEAGFCSRREGDKLIDAGRVTINGVVPEMGTKVSPNDVVAVDGEIIKNNTDKPIYLAFNKPVGIVCTTDTSVEKDNIIDYINYPKRIFPIGRLDKLSDGLIFMTDDGDIVNKILRASNNHDKEYIVTVDKPISQTFINRMASGIYLEDLDRTTKKCSVKKIDSHTFSIILTQGLNRQIRRMCEYLTYEVTSLRRVRIMNIKLDVPVGEYREFTEKELKTLHLLLEDSTKIHEAKTAKDNPSRPSRPIKEAPTKDRAKPKDQPSRESFKGERPNRERPIRNRRKDH
- a CDS encoding VOC family protein — translated: MSRVSPFHLAIPVHNLQDCREFYRDVLNCEEGRSSDHWVDFNFFGHQLVIHYKAKTNDVEAANQVDGKQVPVPHFGVVLDWDAFAEFEAHLKNKNIQFIIEPYVRFEGLVGEQKTMFFKDPSGNALEFKTFRDQSQLFAK
- a CDS encoding TIGR02206 family membrane protein produces the protein MQILSRVQFGSLEHLLPIIVAVILCWFLFYLIKTQSNHLKFKVFKGLGIFVSGFMAIFHLYKIGQGGYSLQTDLPLFLCSFMALFIFIFTFTRRFLLFEILFFWTIVGTSQGVITPDIEVGFPSYDYVRYWIVHLGLLTIIAYAIVVLKMRPKFKSVFKSFVVLQVYVLIIMVINYLLDANYSYLNNKPLSGSVLDLLGDWPNYVIIVQLALLPLFLLIYLPFFWSNKYYKTKNNNNNIY
- a CDS encoding bifunctional 5,10-methylenetetrahydrofolate dehydrogenase/5,10-methenyltetrahydrofolate cyclohydrolase, which gives rise to MTILDGKKVSNDIKNEIKAEVDKMKANGEKVPHLAAVIVGNDGASLTYVGSKVRACERVGFESTMVRLSNTTSEVELLDKIDELNNNPDIDGFIIQLPLPDQIDTQKVLMAVHPDKDVDGFHPMNFGKMALDMSTFIPATPFGILELLDRYNVDTKGKHTVVIGRSHIVGRPMSILMGRKGFPGNSTVTLTHSHTKNITQITSQADIIISALGVPNFLKAEMVKDDAVIIDVGITRVPDDTKERGYRITGDVDFENVSKKASHITPVPGGVGPMTIAMLLKNTLLARERHRKSNKN
- the ffh gene encoding signal recognition particle protein, which gives rise to MFNNLSEKLDKALHVLKGHGSITEVNVAETLKEVRRALLDADVNFKIAKEFTNRVKEKALGQNVLTTLQPGQLMVKIVKDELTELMGGDVEGINMSGTPTIILMSGLQGSGKTTFSGKLANFLKTKKTKKPLLVACDVYRPAAVDQLHVVGDQIKVDVYSDKGNTDPVAIAQAGIAHAKQNGHNVVIIDTAGRLAVDEAMMKEISNIHKAIQPQETLFVVDSMTGQDAVNTAKAFNDVLNFDGVILTKLDGDTRGGAAISIKSVVNKPIKFIGTGEKMEAIDVFYPSRMADRILGMGDVVSLVERAQEQFDEVEARKLQKKIAKNQFGFDDFLKQIQQIKKMGNMKDLIGMIPGAGKMMKDIDIDDDAFKGIEAIIHSMTVKERTNPSIIDASRKKRIGKGSGTSVQEVNQLLKQFNQMSKMMKMMQGGKGKAMMQAMKNMR